TCCCGACGATAACTTGTTTCTTATCATCAAATGCTAACACTTCGCCTTTGACAACGTCACCAACTTTAACTGGTTTGACGCTGTTTAAAGCTTCTAATAAATCCTTGTTTTCTGATTCACTCATGGACTTTGTCCTCCTTAACGACTAACTCTATCTATCATTTTAACTGATAGCTAGCTAAAAAGCTAGTTAAATTAACTATTTATCAAATTTTTCAACAATTTTCATGATCTCATCCGTAACTTCTTTAATATCTAAAGAAGTCGTATCGACTAAGATCGCATCTTTAGCCTGTACTAAAGGCGAAACTTCGCGATGTGAGTCTTTATAATCACGCGCTTCGATCTCTTTTTCTAAAACAGCAAGTGGAGTCATGATACCTTTTTGTTGATTTTCTTTAAAACGTCGCAAGGCTCGTTCTTTAACACTTGCAACTAAAAAGATCTTAACTTCTGCATCTGGCAATACTGTTGAACCGATATCCCGACCGTCCATCACGATCCCACCATTTTTGGCGATCATTTGTTGTCTTTTAGTCAAAGCTTTACGTACCATTGGTTGAGCAGCTACAGCAGAAACATTATTTGTGATCACAGGCGTTCTGATCGCCTGGGTCACATCAACACCATCGACAAAAACTAATTGTTCTGGCTCAGCTGGTATAAATTCGATCTGGATCTTTCCTAGTAATTCGCCTAAAGCAACATCATCATCAAAAGCTACTCCATGTTCTTTGGCAGCCCAAGTCGTTGCCCGATACATCGCACCTGTATCACAATAAATATAATTTAGCTTTTTAGCCACTAACTTAGCAACTGTACTTTTACCTGCTGAGGCAGGTCCATCGATTGCGATTTGGATCTTTTTTTGCATAACACTTTACTGTTTTTCATGAAAAAAGCGTCCTCTTCTAACGACTAGGACACTTAATAAACAGCATACTCCTTAATAACTTATTTGATTCGGATCTGCTGACCAGGTGAGATACTGGAATTAGCAGACAGACCAGGATTTAATTGTAATAATTGATCAAGCGTCAACCCATTATTTACTGCTACCCGATACAACCCTTGTCCAGCTGGAACTGAGATGTATTGGTGCTCAGCTTCACTACTTGAAGAAGCTTCAGCCACACTTGAACTTGTAGCTTGTTCTGAATGGGATTCAGCAGTCGTTTCAGTTGAAGACACACTTTCTACAGAAGAAGCTTCGGCTGTAGAAGACTGCTCTGCAACAGAAGAAGTTGCTGAACTATCATCGAGTGTATCTTTAGCTGATTCAGAACTAGTTTTGGCTTTTGAACCAGTTTTAGCAGAACTCTTGACTTTCTTTTTTGAAGACGACCGAGCAACTTTCTTTTCGCTCGAAGAAACGACTTCGATCGCATCATCAGTACTTGCAGTTTGTTTTGAATCTCTTTGTGAGATGAAGTAAAACGCGATCGTGCTGAAAATAATAATGACAAATACGACCAAGAGTCCAGTTGTCAATAGAGTATTATTTTTATTATTTTGTCGACTGACTCTACGAGAATAATTTCCGTTATCGTCCTTTTTCTCTTCAAAAGTTTTTTCCCAAGGTTTAGTCCGATCATCTGATTGTTCCCAAGGCTTTTTTCTATGATCGTCATTTCTTCGACTCATCTGTCTTCCTCTCATGCTATATAGATGTGAATGAGAAAACTCATCAAAAGTCGATATAGCTTTCCTTTCCTAAAATTACTTATCCAAAGTAGGCAACGATCCAGAATTGATCTAGTCTACTTTATGGTTAATATTTTATCATTATTACTTCAAAGCTTAAAGCAATAAACTTAGTGACATTCCACATCTTTTAACTTAAAATGTCTGATGACCTATTATCGTTTGTGTCGACTACAACACTGAACGATGCTAGAAAATATCATAGCATAATTTAGCCTAAAAATACAGATTAATAATTTTCTAGTCTTTTTGGGCAAACTATATCAAATGACACGACTCAAAAAGACACCTCACTCAATCAATAGAGTCGACCAGCCAATAAACTTTGCAACTAGAAAATGCCCTATCTACTAATGTTGATCTTTAGCAAAAAGCTTAGCTAAATATTTTTCATACCCTAATTCTATTTTAGGAGGAGCCGTCTTATTTATGCGTTCCGTTTGAAATATCTGTGAGTCTCCTTTACCACAACTACAACAACCATTTTCCTGATGCTTGGGAAGCGGATCATCTCCAAAATAGTTAGCAATAAACCGTCGTTTACATTGGGACTCGTCTAAATAAGCAAGTAAATGCGTTAACGCAAGCTCTTTTTCTTCTCTACGTGTCTCTGTCATCGCGATCAATTCTTGTTCGCTCTTTCCCGTTGCGATCAAGCGTTGTAAAACCTTAGCTTCTTCAGTTTCAAAACTCGCTAAAACTTGTCTTTTTTGATAAAAATAACGGATCTGTGTCGTATCTGGTAAATTTTTTTCCAGAATAAAACGTTGTCGCACTAGATCATCAGGACTATAAAGAAGGAGCGCGTTCCCCTTTTTTCCATCACGAGCACAGCGTCCGATCTCTTGGACATAACTTTCAAGATCACTTGGTAAATGATAATGGATCACATACCGAATATTTTGTTTATTGATCCCCATCCCAAAAGCACTTGTTGCACAAACGATCTCAAGCTGATCATTTAAAAACTGTTGTTGGATCAAATAACGTTCATTTAGCTCAAGGCCTGCGTGATAGACTGCTGAAGCTAGACCTAACTCTAAAAGCTCTAAATTTATTTCCTCAGCTTTCTGTTTACTTGAAAAATAGATGACTCCTGGCCCTTTGGCTGAAGTTATCTTTTCAAGCAAATACATTTTCTTTTCCTCTGGTGTTGCAAATTTTTGCACTTCTAAAAAGATATTGTTGCGATCGACCGGGTAACGGATGATCGGCGTCTCCTTTAGTCGTAACTCCTTTAAAATATCTTGTTCAACTCTTTTAGTCGCAGTAGCTGTTAGTGCTAGCGTTCGTTTGATCTGCAATTTTTCTTTAAGATTGCCTAAATTTAGATAATCTGGGCGAAAGTCAGGCCCCCATTTTGAGATACAGTGAGCTTCATCAACAACAAAAAGTCCGATCTCTAAAGAGCGCAAACGAGTAAGCAGTTCATTTGAAGTGAGCATCTCAGGAGAAACATAGATAAATTTGAATCGAGCTATATTTTTTAAGGCTAATTGTTTTTGATCATAACTTAAATTGGAATTGAGTGCGATCACAGCCTTTTCTCCTTGATACCGCAACTGTTCGACTTGGTCTTGCATCAACGAGATCAACGGTGAGACGATCAAAACTGGACACGCCAAATATTCACCTAAAAATTGATAACAAAGTGACTTACCTGTTCCAGTTGGTAAGATCGCTAAGGCGGAATTTTTTTCTAAGACTGTTTTGATCGTCTCTTCTTGCCCGATCTTAAAATCTGAGTGACCAAATTTTTGTTTTAAAAATGTCTTAAGCTCTTTCATTTTCTAGCCTCATTATTTGATATAAACGAAATTCTACAAACGATAATTGGGGATAGACCTTTTTGACTGCTTGAAAATTCCAATCTAAAACAGGTAAGTGCTTAAAAAAAGTGTGCAAGTCACGCTCGACTTGGGCAGATAAAAAATTTTCAAAAGGAAAACCAGGTGTTAAGAGCGCGATATTCAACAAATGTTCTTTAACTGTATTGAGCTTTAAATGACGCTTAATTGCGATCTGTTCAAGCGTTGCCCCTTGACGTAATAATTCATATGTCGTTTGGCTACTTTGTGGCAAGCGTTGTCCTTGCATAAAAGGAAGCACAAGTTCAGCTGACTTGAACTCCTCTTTCAACAAATAATTTGCATAACAACTGCTCAGATCATGCCAAATATAAAAGATGTCGCTCAGCTCTAAGTGATATTTTCGTGCCAATTGTGGTATTGTCTGTCCAAGCATTTTGTGTCCAGTCAATTGTTCGCAAAAAATCTGCGCTTTAAGTGGATCTTTTGTAGCTAAAAAGCTTTCTAGCGAAGCAAACGTTTCAGTCAGTAAAGTTTGCTTACCATATTTTTTCAACCACGCTTTGAATAGCTGTTGTACTTGAAGGTCATTTGTGATCACAAAATAACGTTCATTTCGATAACTGAGTTCAGAACTGACTTGAACTAGCAAACGTAGCATCTCAGACCATTTTTGCCATGTGAGTTTTGCAAAAAAAGCAGGCATCGTCAAATAAAAATGATTGTCTTGAAAAGCTTTGCAACGTGCGACCCCATTTGCAGTCAGTACTAGCCCTTTTTCTTCTGCAACTAGTGCCCCTTCTTTTTGGAGTTCTGATACAGCTGTTTCGATCTTGGTTTCAAATTTAGGAGTATTGATTAAATCTAATAATCCATAGGCTTTCCCCCAAAAAAGAGCTGAAGTCGTCAAATGACCTTCAAGTATCTGTCGAATAACAGTGACTCGACGCGGTTGCTTTGCTGAAAAATATGTTAGATAGCGTTCTTTTTCCATATCTTATCCTTTTATGCATTTAACAATTACTTTAGATTACTAATTTTAGCACTTTTGCCTAAGGATGCAACTGACAAGTCTGAGAGTTAGCTTAAGATTTTGAACTACGATTTACTGTCTAAAAAAAATTTCTAAGGTGCACCTAAAAATACTTTTAATTTGACTTAATAAGGTGTACAATGTCAAAGTACCGAAAAAAGGAAGGACGGTTTTTATTGTGGATAAACAACACGAAAAACACAAACTCGTAGAATATGCGAATGGTCCCTCATTAGAGGAAATCAATGGTACGGTCGTTGTACCAAAAGGAAAGGGGTTTTGGCGCACTTTATTTGCCTATTCAGGTCCTGGAGCTTTAGTTGCTGTAGGTTATATGGATCCAGGTAACTGGTCGACTTCGATCACCGGTGGACAAAATTTCCAATACTTATTAATGTCCGTTATCTTGATGTCAAGTTTGATCGCGATGCTTTTACAATACATGGCTGCCAAACTTGGGATCGTGAGCCGGATGGATCTAGCCCAAGCGATCCGCGCCCGCACTGGTAAGACTCTGGGGATCGTTTTATGGATCTTGACTGAGTTAGCTATCATGGCAACTGATATCGCTGAAGTTATCGGGGCTGCGATCGCCTTATACTTACTCTTTGGTATTCCGTTAGTCGTAGCTGTTTTCATTACTGTATTTGACGTTTTACTCTTGCTCTTATTGACTAAGATCGGTTTTCGCAAGATCGAAGCGATCGTTGTTGCTTTGATCTTAGTTATCTTATTTGTCTTTGTTTATCAAGTTGCACTATCTGACCCAGATTGGGGCGCTGTCTTTAGCGGCTTTATCCCAACAGCACAAACATTTGCTACGACACCAGAAGTCAACGGTATGACACCATTGAATGGTGCTTTAGGTATCATCGGGGCAACTGTTATGCCACATAACTTATATCTTCACTCGGCTGTTTCTCAAACACGTCAGATCGATCATAATAACGAAGACGAAGTCGCTGAAGCAGTCCGTTTCTCAGCTTGGGATTCCAACATCCAATTAGGTGCTGCTTTTATCGTAAACTCGTTACTGTTGATCATGGGTGTTGCTGTCTTCAAGAGTGGTGCTGTTGATGACCCTTCATTCTTTGGTCTTTACGCAGCCCTTTCCGATACTTCGATGTTGAGCAACGGTGTTTTGATCTCAGTCGCTAAATCAGGCGTACTCTCAGTACTTTTTGCGGTCGCCTTACTTGCTTCCGGGCAAAACTCAACGATCACAGGAACTTTAACTGGTCAAGTTATCATGGAAGGTTTCGTCCACTTGAAGATGCCACTTTGGGCACGGCGCTTGATCACACGTTTGATCTCTGTGATCCCAGTTTTGATCTGTGTTTCCCTTTCTGCCGGTCAAAGTGCCGAACGTGAACATCAAGCTTTGAATAACTTGATGATCAACTCACAAGTCTTTCTTTCTCTAGCTTTGCCATTCTCGATGGTCCCACTTTTGATGATGACAAACAGTAAGGTAGAAATGGGCGAACGTTTTAAGAACTCTCTTTGGGTCAAGATCTTAGGTTGGCTATCTGTTTTAACTTTGACGATCCTCGATTTCAAAGGAATGCCAGATGCGATCTTGCAATTTTTCGGTGATAATCCAACCGCAAGCGATGTTCATCTTGCAACAATGATCGCCTATGTCGTAGTTGTCTTGATCTTAGCGCTTCTCATCTGGACCGTTTATGAATTACACCAAGGTAATAAGCGCTATGCTACTAAATTAGCTGAAGCTAAAAAATAATGCGTAAAAAATATCTGCTGATGAATTTTTAAACTTTGAAGTGCCCCCCCTAAGTTGGACAAAAGAATCTAACTTAGGGGGGGCACTTCACTTATTCAGCGGATATTTTTTAACGTAATTTTTGATGTTGCAACATCCAAGGATGTAATTTAGCGTACAAAAGTAAAAATAGACTACCGACAAGCGTACCTTTGATCAAGTTAAAGGGAACGACCCCATATAAAACGACTTGAGCAAGTGGTAAGCTCAACTTCATTCCTAAAATTTTCATATATAAAGGAAGCGTGATCGACCAATTCACTAAAGACAAGATCAAAGTTAAGCTAAATGTTGCAACTAAAACAGCTACAAATTTATCTTTAGCTGTTAACTTTTGCCGTTGTAATAAATAGTACAAAGGCAAACAAAAACTCAAAGTTGCTAAAAAGCTCAAACTAACTCCGATCAAGTTAGGGAGCGATGGTCCAGAAATGATAAAATACAATAACGAGCGTAAAAAAGCAACTTGGATCCCGCCTGCCGTCCCTAAAAGACAAAAGGCAATTAAGATCGGCAAATCAGAAAAATCGAGTTTCATAAAGGGAACGAGCGGGATCACAACAAATGAGACAAACATCAATAAGTACGAGATCGCTGCTAAACAGGCTCCTAGTGTCAAACGACGGACAGTTATATTATTCATTTTAAAATTCGAAGTTGTGAGCTTTTAAAGAGTACTTCGACCTCCTCATTCTACATGTATTTATCTCGGATATCCGCCTCACATTTTATCTCTTCTGGTTATCCTACTATTCATCCCTCCCATGGGTCTATCTACAAGTAGAATCTTTATATCTAAAAAGACCACTACCCCATCTATCTTGGGCGTAGTGGTCTTTTAGATGAGGCGCTAAATAAACTCATCTAGTATAAAACCTATCTTCTTCCATCCAGACTTTAACTGTCGGTACTGGAATCACACCAGTTCAGTCCTTAAAAAAGGAGTAGCGGACTTTTACCGCCGGTCGGGATTTACACCCTGCCCTGAAGATAAACCTAAAAGTAATTTTTCGGTTTCATTTTAACATACTTGCTGTTTAAAAACAAACGGCTCAGTGAGTCAAGGTCGCTAAGTCATACAGTTGTTTGACTTCATCGCGGGAAAGCTCACGATATTGCCCTGAAACAAGTCCATCCAAATTCAAGAAGCCATATGTTTCACGTTTCAACTTCTTAACTGGATGTCCAACCGCTTGCAACATATTTTTCACTTGATGGTTACGACCTTCATGGATCGTCAATGAAACGATCGATGTTTCATTTTTTTTGTCAAAAGAGAGCACCTTAGCTTTTCCTTTAGCTCGTTTACGTCCATCTTTTAAGTCCACTCCTGTCCGTAAACGTTTCAAAGCTTCATTTTTGACGAGTCCTTTGACTTTTGCAACATAAGTCTTGTTGACTTTATAGCGAGGATGCATCAATTTATTAGCAAGCTCGCCATCATTTGTCATCAATAAGAGCCCTGAAGTATCATAATCTAAACGTCCTACAGGATAAACTCTTTCAGCTTGGTCAGCAAAAAAATCAGTTACGACTTTGCGTCCCTTATCGTCGCTAGCTGCACTGATGACCCCTCGCGGTTTGTAGAATAGATAATATACTTTATTTTCACGTTCAACTAAGTGACCGTTAACTTCGATCACGTCATCAGTATCGACTTTGACGCCTAATTCTTTGATGACCTGTCCGTTGACCTTGACTTTTCCAGCTAAGATCAATTTTTCACTGGCACGTCTAGAAGCCACACCAGCATTTGCCATAACTTTTTGTAATCGTTCTGCCATTATAGATATTTGCTATATGATAGCATTCCTTTCCTTTTTATTCTTCACTTGTTAGAGCATCATTAAATAACTCCATCAGATCTGCATCATTTTCTCTTGGAGCTTCTTCTTGCTTAGGTAATTCTGGAAGTTGCGCTAAATTTTCGATCCCAAAATAATTCAAGAAGTTTTCAGTTGTTTTATACATGATCGGTCTTCCTGGAGCATCTAAGCGCCCAGCTTCAGTCACTAGATCTAACGCTAATAGTTTTTGTAGCATCCCGCTTGATTGAACTCCTCTGATCTCATCGATCTGTAAACGTGTGACTGGTTGCCGATATGCGATGATAGCAAGTGTCTCTAAAGCTGCTCCTGATAATTCAGTCATCGCAGGTGATTCAAAATATTGTCGGACTAAAGTAGCTAGCGCTTTTTTAGTCACGAGGCGATAACGTTCATCAGCATGGATCAATTTTAAAGAGCTGTTATTATCTTTAGCATATTTCTCTTCAAGAAGCTTAAGTTGCTCTAAAACAGCCGGTTTCATGATCCCAGTCAACAGTGCGATCTCTCGCACTGTGATCCCATCATTTCCACTTATAAATAATAAACTTTCGATCTTGGCTTGATTAGATAGCATTGTTTCTGCTATATAAAATGTAAACAAATGTGATCAAACGTGTTGAATGATTACATTTGAGAAAGAAATATAGCTTCTCCTTTCCTAAATTTTATTTACTACCGTCAACGCTAGTATTCCCATATCCTAACTAGAGGGTAATGACATTGACTAGCTCTGATAGCCTAAGGGTGTAGCCCACCCCGTTATCTTTTTAATTTAATAAAGCTAAAAGATTAGCTACTGCATTTTCATCTCTATCCATGATCGCACCACATTCATAACAAATATACTCGTTATGCTTAGTTCTGTGCTTTTCATTACCATTGAGACCGACTTTATCTGCACCTGTCTTAACGAAGCCACACTTAGAACAACGTTGCGTGCTCGGATAGTATTTATCAGCTAAAACTACTTTTTTACCATACCAGTTGCACTTATAAGTTAATGTTTGTCTAAAGTAGCCAAACAATGAACGATGAAGCCCTTTAGAGGCAACATGTGTCATCTGCATTTTCTTGACATCTAGATCTTCAATTACGACCTGATCGTAATTAGTCACTAACTCAGTGGTAACTTTTTGGATAATGTCATGTTGGATACTAGCCACTTTACGATAATCACGTTGTAACTTGGCTCTCGTCTTAACATAATTACTCGTTTTATTAGCTTTTGTACCATTAACCACACGTTTTTTAGCTAATTTTCTTTGATAATACTTGATACGTTTATAAAGTCGTTTCAAATTATCGGGCAAAGTATTGGTCTTACCGTCTGTGTAGTTTAGATGTCCGACATTGACGTCAACGGCTGAGTTCTTACCCGTCTTGATCTTCTTTTTTATCTCGACTTCAAAAGGTAGACTAGCCCAGTATTTATCATTTTCACGGTAAATTGAAACGACTCTTAAATCACCTTCTAAAGACTTAGCCCCTTTAAATCTGATGTCGTACCAAGTTTTGACTCCAAGTGGTTTATCAAGTCTTAGCTTACCATTAACGATCTTAGCCCGATCAGTTTTAAAACCTTGTCTAGGAGCTTTCTTGGACTTAAATTTTGGTTTGCCCCAATCAGGTTGGGATCTATCAAAGAAATTTTTCCAAGCCTTACCTAGATCAGAGATCGCTAATTGTAAACAACGAGCTGATAACAAATATTGCCAATCTTCTTTATTAGCTACTAATTCATCACGAACTTTGCGTTCACTAGGTCTAAGCAACTTGTCGTCTAAAATCAACGAGTTATCGTATATATCATTCCATAAAGCTAAACCTTGATTCCAACAGTATCTACGATAATCACACAAATCATCAATCACCTTTTTCATGGTCTTGTTTGGATAAAGCCTTACTTTTTGAACTCGAATCATTATTTTCGCCAGCTTTCAGAGACTTGTCATTTTTTAATTTACTTTTGTATTTACGTAAACCATATGAGCGACAAGAAAATACATGTACAATGCTTATCATATCGTCGATCATTTCTTGAGTAGGACTAGTTTCAATGTTATTTAACACTACAATTTTCGTATTGTGCATCTTACATAATCTTTCAAACCATTCATAACCAAAGCGGATAAATCTATCTTTATAGGTAATAAAGATCGCATCGACTTGATTATCCATTACTTCTTTCAGTAATTGATTCCATTTTTTACGGTTATAATCAAGCCCGCTGCCAATATCAGTAAATGTTTCATCAAGAATAATGCCTTTTGCATTAGCATATTGTCTAATAAAAGCAATTTGATTTTTTAAATTATCTTTCTGCCCATATGTTGAGACTCTAGCATAAGCAACATTCTTACGATCATTACTGGTTGATCGACCGATGTATTTTAAGTATTGTTCTTCTGTATATATCTTCGATTAGTGGAAGTACGATAAGCTTTTAAAATCCCATTATTATCCCAGCGTTGGAGGGTCAGAACAGTAACGCCCAATCTTTCAGCCATTTCTTTTGGTTTTAATATCGCCATAATATCTACCTCACATTTTATCTTTATTGTAGATATTATATCGCATTTGATCATATTTTAATTAACAGTTATCTCCTCCCACCTACTAATTTTATCGGTCCCAAATTTTGCTCTTGGCTAGCTTTGATATCACCTTGTTTAACTAACTCTAATAAGGCTAAAAAAGTCGTTACGACCAGTTCTAGATCAGCATCAGCTTCAAATAATTCTTCAAAATCAAGCGGACGATCAGCTGTGCAAATAAGCGTTTTGACACGTTTGATCTGATCTTTTAGCAAATAACGTTCAGGTTCAACTTTACGTACACTTTTGACTTGGATACGCTTTTTTAACATTAATTTAGCAAAAGCACGTTGCAGTTGCTCTAAATCAGCTTCATCTGGGTCTAACTGTCCTAGACGCGCATCTGGAGGTAACAAAGCCTGCTCCCGCTGATACAGCTTAGCTCGTTCATCGGCATAGCCTCGCATATTTTCAGCAGCTTTTTGAAATGTCTGATGCAAAATAAGTTGCTGTACTAACTCATCACGTGGGTCTTCAGTCTCTGTCTCTTCTTCTGCTACAAGCCTTTCATTTGGCAAAAGCATCTTGCTTTTGATATTGACTAACATCGAGGCGATAACTAAATATTCACCCGCAATATCTAGCTGAAGCTCTTTTAATTGGTGAAGATAGGCGATATATTGTGCTGTGATCTCTGCCATCTGGATATCATAGATATCCATCTTATTTTTTTTGATCAAATGCAACAAAAGATCTAGCGGACCTTCAAAAGTAGGGAGCTTAAAAAGCAATTCAGTTGCATTTGAACTTGTCTCAGGCTTCATCATGTTGTTCCCACTTAGTGATCAAGGAAGAAGCTTCCAAATTTCCCATTAATTTCTTTTCTGGGTAAAGAGCTGCTAATTCATCTAACATCAAGAAACTTACACCTTGATTTCTCTCTGCTGGTGTAACTGAGATATGCCGCACCATAATAAAGTCATCATTGATCTCAGTTCCGACAATACCTGTAAAATCGCCATTCTCATTTTTCCAAAGATAAAGGATCCGATCCGTATCGCCCTCATACCACTCGATCTCCGTTTGTAGATTTGTGATCTCTTTTAGATCAGGAATAAAAGATAACAATCCCATTGCGATCTTTTCATAGTCGCCTTTATATTTGTAAAGCATTTCACCTTGTCGTATCTCATGTGAGGCCATAGCTTAGACTATGACTTAGAAAGCGATAGCACCTTTCCTTTCCTAATTTAGATAATGATCGATCTGTTAGACTCAAATACGGTCTCACATTTTATCCTTCTAAACCTTTAATTGAGTTTACTTGCTCTCGACCAACAATCTTTACTGATTATGCTAGTATAACATAATCTCGCTTAAAGTGCTTAATCGCAATAGCTCAATATACTTGGGCTACTTTGACCGCACAAAAAAGCTTTGGAGAGATCCCAAAGCCTTTTTAAGCATGTGGATGTGTCTTATTATAGACTTCAGCTAAACGTTTCTTAGATAAGTGTGTATACAGCTGAGTCGTTGAAATATCTGCATGGCCTAATAATTCTTGCACGATCCGAAGATCTGCCCCATTTTCTAAAATATGGGTCGCAAACGAATGTCGCAGTGTATGGGGCGTAACATTTTTTTTGATCCCAGCTAAACCAACATACTTGCGAAGATTTTTCCAGATCCCTTGACGTGTTAGTTGTTGTCCATGAAAGTTGACAAAAACATAGGCAAGTGGCTGTCTAACTAATTTAGGACGAGCCTTTTGTAAATATTCTTTGAGCCATTTGATCGCAACATCACCGATCGGTACGATCCGCTCTTTTTGACCTTTACCTAACGTTTGGACGATCCCTAATTCTAAATGTAGATCATTCATTTTTAGTGCGATGACTTCACTGACCCGTAGCCCAGTCGCATACATCACTTCTAGGATCGCGCGATCGCGTAACCCTAAAGGTTTAGCTACATCAGGTGTTGCTAAAAGTAATTCGACTTCACTTGCAGATAAAACTTCTGGGAGATGCTCTTCTTTTTTAGGTAGATCGATCAATTGCATCGGATCTTCTTGGATGAGCTCTTCTTGTTTCAAATACCGAAAGAATCGACGTAAACTAGTCAGCATACGGCTTAACGAACTTCTCTTCTTTTGATGTTTGAAACTTTCATCTAAATATGCAATGACAGTCTCACGATCAACATGCGTAACAGCTAAATTATTTTGATCAGCTAAATAAGCTAAAAATAATTTTAAGTCACTCCCATAACTAGCCAACGTATTTTTTGAAAGACCACGTTCAACTAGTAAATAGTGCAAATAATCTGCGACTAGCTCATCATTTCTATTTCCGTTCATCGCTTTGTCCTAACTGTTCTAAACGTTTCTTGCGCAGACAATCTTGACATGTGCCTAAAAACGTCAAACGATGATCCCGAACTTCAAAATGATATTGGCGTTTGATCCGTTGTTCAACATCAAGCAACATGTCTTCATGGATCTCATTTACACTTCCGCAGCATTCACAAACTAAATGATGATGAAAATGTCCTTTATCTTCAGTTTTTAGATCAAAGCGAGCGATCCCGTCCTCAAAAGTGATCTTATTGACGATCTGGATCTCAGCCAAGATATCAAGAGTCCGATAAACAGTTGCTAAGCCTACTTCGGGGTGTGCCTCATGTAGTAGCGAATAGATCTCTTCTGCTGAAAGATGCTCTTCTTTATGCGTAACTAAAGTTTTGATCGTTGCTCTTCGTTGCGGTGTAAGTTTAAAGCCTCGCGCATGTAATTTATCTTCGATCTGTGTCAATTCACGCAACTTGATCGTTTCCTTTCTTTTATTTGATCATTTTTTGACCAAATATAAATGTCCATCACGCTGGACGACTACGCCAGCCTTCATTAAATGCCCAA
This window of the Ligilactobacillus faecis genome carries:
- the xerD gene encoding site-specific tyrosine recombinase XerD, encoding MNGNRNDELVADYLHYLLVERGLSKNTLASYGSDLKLFLAYLADQNNLAVTHVDRETVIAYLDESFKHQKKRSSLSRMLTSLRRFFRYLKQEELIQEDPMQLIDLPKKEEHLPEVLSASEVELLLATPDVAKPLGLRDRAILEVMYATGLRVSEVIALKMNDLHLELGIVQTLGKGQKERIVPIGDVAIKWLKEYLQKARPKLVRQPLAYVFVNFHGQQLTRQGIWKNLRKYVGLAGIKKNVTPHTLRHSFATHILENGADLRIVQELLGHADISTTQLYTHLSKKRLAEVYNKTHPHA
- a CDS encoding Fur family transcriptional regulator; this translates as MRELTQIEDKLHARGFKLTPQRRATIKTLVTHKEEHLSAEEIYSLLHEAHPEVGLATVYRTLDILAEIQIVNKITFEDGIARFDLKTEDKGHFHHHLVCECCGSVNEIHEDMLLDVEQRIKRQYHFEVRDHRLTFLGTCQDCLRKKRLEQLGQSDERK
- a CDS encoding pseudouridine synthase, with translation MAERLQKVMANAGVASRRASEKLILAGKVKVNGQVIKELGVKVDTDDVIEVNGHLVERENKVYYLFYKPRGVISAASDDKGRKVVTDFFADQAERVYPVGRLDYDTSGLLLMTNDGELANKLMHPRYKVNKTYVAKVKGLVKNEALKRLRTGVDLKDGRKRAKGKAKVLSFDKKNETSIVSLTIHEGRNHQVKNMLQAVGHPVKKLKRETYGFLNLDGLVSGQYRELSRDEVKQLYDLATLTH
- the scpB gene encoding SMC-Scp complex subunit ScpB — its product is MLSNQAKIESLLFISGNDGITVREIALLTGIMKPAVLEQLKLLEEKYAKDNNSSLKLIHADERYRLVTKKALATLVRQYFESPAMTELSGAALETLAIIAYRQPVTRLQIDEIRGVQSSGMLQKLLALDLVTEAGRLDAPGRPIMYKTTENFLNYFGIENLAQLPELPKQEEAPRENDADLMELFNDALTSEE
- a CDS encoding RNA-guided endonuclease InsQ/TnpB family protein, coding for MIRVQKVRLYPNKTMKKVIDDLCDYRRYCWNQGLALWNDIYDNSLILDDKLLRPSERKVRDELVANKEDWQYLLSARCLQLAISDLGKAWKNFFDRSQPDWGKPKFKSKKAPRQGFKTDRAKIVNGKLRLDKPLGVKTWYDIRFKGAKSLEGDLRVVSIYRENDKYWASLPFEVEIKKKIKTGKNSAVDVNVGHLNYTDGKTNTLPDNLKRLYKRIKYYQRKLAKKRVVNGTKANKTSNYVKTRAKLQRDYRKVASIQHDIIQKVTTELVTNYDQVVIEDLDVKKMQMTHVASKGLHRSLFGYFRQTLTYKCNWYGKKVVLADKYYPSTQRCSKCGFVKTGADKVGLNGNEKHRTKHNEYICYECGAIMDRDENAVANLLALLN
- a CDS encoding N-acetyltransferase — encoded protein: MLYKYKGDYEKIAMGLLSFIPDLKEITNLQTEIEWYEGDTDRILYLWKNENGDFTGIVGTEINDDFIMVRHISVTPAERNQGVSFLMLDELAALYPEKKLMGNLEASSLITKWEQHDEA
- a CDS encoding segregation and condensation protein A; amino-acid sequence: MKPETSSNATELLFKLPTFEGPLDLLLHLIKKNKMDIYDIQMAEITAQYIAYLHQLKELQLDIAGEYLVIASMLVNIKSKMLLPNERLVAEEETETEDPRDELVQQLILHQTFQKAAENMRGYADERAKLYQREQALLPPDARLGQLDPDEADLEQLQRAFAKLMLKKRIQVKSVRKVEPERYLLKDQIKRVKTLICTADRPLDFEELFEADADLELVVTTFLALLELVKQGDIKASQEQNLGPIKLVGGRR